DNA sequence from the Pedobacter schmidteae genome:
TAAAATCATGATAGCTTCATTGCAGATAAAAAACAAACGATAAACAGATGAAAAAACTTTTTCTTCTTGACGGTATGGCGCTGATTTACAGAGCGCATTTTGCATTAAGTAAAAACCCAAGGTTTACTTCAACAGGAATCAATACCTCGGCAGTGATGGGCTTTGCCAATACCCTGATGGAAGTACTTAAAAAAGAAAAACCTACACATATTGCGGTGGTTTTTGATACCGCTGCACCTACCGAAAGGCATACTGAATTTGAAGCGTATAAAGCGCACCGGGAGGCTATGCCGGAAGATCTTTCTGCGGCCTTGCCCTATATTTTTAAGCTGATTGAAGGTTTCAGGATTCCGGTGATCACCAAAGATGGATTTGAGGCCGATGACATTATTGGTACCCTGGCCAAGGAAGCAGAACAAAAAGGCTTTCAGGTATATTGTATGACACCGGATAAGGACTTTGCGCAGCTTGTGTCGGACAATATTTTCATTTATAAACCTGCAAGGATGGGTAATGAAATGGAAATTATGGGCGTAAAGGAGGTGCTGGCGAAGTGGGAAATTGACCATGTTGAGCAGGTTATCGATATACTTGGCCTTTGGGGCGATGCGGTGGATAATATCCCGGGGATTCCCGGCATTGGTGAAAAAACGGCGAAATCGCTGATCAAGCAATATGGGTCGGTAGAAAATATCATTGCACATTCGCATGAATTGAAAGGAAAGCAGCGTGAAAATGTAGAGACCTATGCCGAGCAGGGGATAATCTCTAAAAAGCTGGCTACGATTATATTAAATGCACCTGTTGAATTTGATGAAAAGGCGCTGGAACTGGAAGAGCCAAGCAGAGATCTATTGGAGCCCTTGTTTGCGGAACTGGAATTCCGGACTTTGGGCAAACGTGTATTTGGTGAGGGCTTTAACAGAGGAACGGCGGTTGTTTCGCAGCAAACCGACTTGTTTGGTAATGTTGTAGGTGAAACGGTCACTTACGTGGAAACGGTTGTTGAGGAAGTTGAAGCAGAAGAATTGACCGAGACTAAGCCCTTAAACACCATTGAAAACACGGAACACGATTATAAGCTGATTGATACACCTGAATCGCGAAAATCATTAATAACGCTTTTACTTCAACAGAAAAGCTTGTCATTTGATACCGAAACAACAGGTACGGATGCCAATCTGGCCGAATTAGTAGGCCTCTCGTTTAGCATTAAGCCTGGTGAAGGGTTTTACGTTCCGATACCTGCCGACAGCACAGCAGCACAAGCAATTGTAAATGAATTTAAACCCGTGCTGGAGAATGAGCAGATTGCAAAAATAGGACAGAATATAAAATACGACATGCTGATACTGAAGTGGTATGGCGTATCTGTAAAAGGAAAGCTGTTTGATACCATGTTGGCGCATTATCTGATTGATCCGGACACAAGGCACAATATGGATGTCCTTTCAGAAAACTATCTGAATTATTCGCCTGTTTCTATTACCACCTTAATCGGAGCTAAAGGAAAAACACAGGGTAATATGAGGGATGTCCCGGTAGAAAAAGTGGTGGACTACGCTTCGGAAGATGCCGATATCACCTTACAACTGGCCAATGTGTTTGAACCGATGCTGAAGGAGCTGAATGCCGAAAAACTGGCCACGGAGGTAGAAAACCCATTAATATATGTGTTGGCTGATATAGAAAAAGAGGGGGTGAGGATAGACATCGAGACTTTAATCAATTATTCAAAAGAATTGGAGCAAGATATCAGAAAGTTTGAGCAGAACGTATATGACAAATGTGGTGTTCAGTTTAACCTTGCTTCGCCAAAACAACTGGGTGAAGTGCTTTTTGATAAGCTACAGCTTGACCCTAAAGCAAAAAAGACAAAAACTGGTCAGTATCAAACCGGAGAAGATGTGTTGTTGGCACTGGCCCATAAAAGTGACGTTGTTCAGGATATCCTGGATTTCCGTCAGCTGCAAAAGCTAAAATCAACTTATGTCGATGCCCTGCCTTTATTGGTAAATCCTAAAACAGGGCGTGTACACACCAGCTTTAATCAGGCAGTGGCTGCTACGGGACGATTGAGTTCCAACAATCCCAATTTACAAAACATTCCTATCCGTACGGAGCGGGGAAGAGAAGTGCGTAAAGCATTTATTGCCAGGGATGAAAACCATGTGCTGCTTTCGGCAGATTATTCGCAGATAGAGCTTCGCATCATTGCCGAGATTAGCAAAGAGGAAAATATGCTGGATGCTTTTAACAAAGGGATAGACATTCATACCGCTACTGCGGCTAAAGTATATGGTGTTGCTATTGATGAGGTCGATTCAACACAGCGGCGTAATGCAAAAGCCGTAAACTTTGGAATCATATACGGGCAGTCGGCTTTTGGCTTGTCACAAAACTTAGGTATCCCAAGAAAAGAAGCCGCTGCAATTATAGAGCAATACTTTACCCAATATCCCGGAATAAAAAGATATATGTCAGATACCATGAATTTTGCCAGGGAAAATGGGTTTGTAGAAACTATTTTAGGTCGTAGAAGGTATTTGCGGGACATCAATTCAGCCAATCAAACGGTGCGGGGCTTTGCAGAACGAAATGCTATTAATGCACCAATACAGGGGTCTGCAGCAGATATGATTAAAGTTGCAATGATCAATATCCATAAAGATATTCAGGATCAAGGGTTACAATCAAAAATGACCATGCAGGTACATGATGAGTTGGTGTTTGATGTGCTGAAGACTGAAGTTGAAGCGATGAAAAAGATCATTTCTCATCGAATGAAAACAGCCATTAAAACCAATGTGCCAATTGAAGTAGAGATTGGTGAGGGTGATAATTGGCTGGCAGCGCATTAATTTGAAGGAATTCTATGAAGAAAATGCTGGAATGACTCGACTCGCCAAATCTTAGGTCCTGAAGAAGGGCAAAGATTTGAATGTCGTCTCATCACACCAGCATTTTTTTATGAAATTATCAAAAAAGCATGCGTACTATGAAAAGGCATGCTTTTTCGTTAAAGTTCAATAGTCTCTCCTATTGCGGGTAGTAATAAAGTCTTGTTTTCTCTTTTGAACTTGGCCTGAGCTTCATTTGTATCAATCTGTATAGGTGGGAATGTATTGTAATGCACGCCAATCACCTGATTGCAATCCAGATATTTGGTAGCCACAATAGCATCATCAACATCCATGGTGTAATGCCCGCCAATGGGAAGAATCGCATAATCCAGATTATAGAGTTCAGCAAGGATTTT
Encoded proteins:
- the polA gene encoding DNA polymerase I gives rise to the protein MKKLFLLDGMALIYRAHFALSKNPRFTSTGINTSAVMGFANTLMEVLKKEKPTHIAVVFDTAAPTERHTEFEAYKAHREAMPEDLSAALPYIFKLIEGFRIPVITKDGFEADDIIGTLAKEAEQKGFQVYCMTPDKDFAQLVSDNIFIYKPARMGNEMEIMGVKEVLAKWEIDHVEQVIDILGLWGDAVDNIPGIPGIGEKTAKSLIKQYGSVENIIAHSHELKGKQRENVETYAEQGIISKKLATIILNAPVEFDEKALELEEPSRDLLEPLFAELEFRTLGKRVFGEGFNRGTAVVSQQTDLFGNVVGETVTYVETVVEEVEAEELTETKPLNTIENTEHDYKLIDTPESRKSLITLLLQQKSLSFDTETTGTDANLAELVGLSFSIKPGEGFYVPIPADSTAAQAIVNEFKPVLENEQIAKIGQNIKYDMLILKWYGVSVKGKLFDTMLAHYLIDPDTRHNMDVLSENYLNYSPVSITTLIGAKGKTQGNMRDVPVEKVVDYASEDADITLQLANVFEPMLKELNAEKLATEVENPLIYVLADIEKEGVRIDIETLINYSKELEQDIRKFEQNVYDKCGVQFNLASPKQLGEVLFDKLQLDPKAKKTKTGQYQTGEDVLLALAHKSDVVQDILDFRQLQKLKSTYVDALPLLVNPKTGRVHTSFNQAVAATGRLSSNNPNLQNIPIRTERGREVRKAFIARDENHVLLSADYSQIELRIIAEISKEENMLDAFNKGIDIHTATAAKVYGVAIDEVDSTQRRNAKAVNFGIIYGQSAFGLSQNLGIPRKEAAAIIEQYFTQYPGIKRYMSDTMNFARENGFVETILGRRRYLRDINSANQTVRGFAERNAINAPIQGSAADMIKVAMINIHKDIQDQGLQSKMTMQVHDELVFDVLKTEVEAMKKIISHRMKTAIKTNVPIEVEIGEGDNWLAAH